One Coregonus clupeaformis isolate EN_2021a chromosome 33, ASM2061545v1, whole genome shotgun sequence DNA window includes the following coding sequences:
- the LOC123482459 gene encoding uncharacterized protein LOC123482459 isoform X1 encodes MSQARTMSLEEQIRSFSPDAASALARAGIKEDIDIQELTRDDLNELLPGLKHFKLRKRISELLTKSKQDTAKPIDLILNEVRDFISAGVMKNALVPGGVLHGYVPILRDLEKQLDKALHFIQAHVVLLESYNKEEPMEAEGNAVSPSVDSATAGNQLILHESQYIDNVHKESVKGASERPALGAVETHPKRPRTDVDDKGVNRGPRRKGRKRTWKLVEVLQSFNCICIRKK; translated from the exons ATGAGTCAG GCAAGGACAATGAGTTTGGAAGAGCAAATCAGGAGCTTCTCACCAGATGCAGCATCTGCCCTTGCAA GAGCTGGAATTAAAGAGGACATTGATATTCAAGAGTTAACAAGAGATGATCTGAACGAACTTCTGCCAGGCCTCAAGCATTTCAAACTTAGAAAGAGGATCAGTGAACTTCTAACCAAATCTAAACAG GACACAGCTAAACCTATCGATTTAATTCTTAACGAGGTTAGGGACTTCATTTCAGCTGGTGTCATGAAGA ATGCACTTGTTCCTGGGGGAGTGTTACATGGCTACGTCCCTATTCTTAGAGATTTGGAGAAGCAGCTTGACAAAGCCCTGCACTTTATTCAGGCACATGTTGTACTACTTGAGAGCTACAATAAAGAAGAGCCCATGGAGGCTGAGGGCAATGCTGTGTCCCCATCAGTTGACTCTGCTACAGCAGGAAACCAGCTCATCCTTCATGAATCACAATACATAGATAATG TACATAAAGAATCTGTTAAAGGCGCTTCAGAACGACCAG CCTTAGGCGCTGTAGAGACCCACCCCAAACGACCAAGAACAGATGTGGATGACAAAGGAGTAAATCGAGGCCCAAGAAGAAAAGGAAGGAAAAGAACCTGGAAGTTGGTGGAAGTTCTCCAATCCTTTAATTGCATCTGTATTAGGAAGAAATGA
- the LOC123482459 gene encoding uncharacterized protein LOC123482459 isoform X2: MSQARTMSLEEQIRSFSPDAASALARAGIKEDIDIQELTRDDLNELLPGLKHFKLRKRISELLTKSKQDTAKPIDLILNEVRDFISAGVMKNALVPGGVLHGYVPILRDLEKQLDKALHFIQAHVVLLESYNKEEPMEAEGNAVSPSVDSATAGNQLILHESQYIDNALGAVETHPKRPRTDVDDKGVNRGPRRKGRKRTWKLVEVLQSFNCICIRKK, translated from the exons ATGAGTCAG GCAAGGACAATGAGTTTGGAAGAGCAAATCAGGAGCTTCTCACCAGATGCAGCATCTGCCCTTGCAA GAGCTGGAATTAAAGAGGACATTGATATTCAAGAGTTAACAAGAGATGATCTGAACGAACTTCTGCCAGGCCTCAAGCATTTCAAACTTAGAAAGAGGATCAGTGAACTTCTAACCAAATCTAAACAG GACACAGCTAAACCTATCGATTTAATTCTTAACGAGGTTAGGGACTTCATTTCAGCTGGTGTCATGAAGA ATGCACTTGTTCCTGGGGGAGTGTTACATGGCTACGTCCCTATTCTTAGAGATTTGGAGAAGCAGCTTGACAAAGCCCTGCACTTTATTCAGGCACATGTTGTACTACTTGAGAGCTACAATAAAGAAGAGCCCATGGAGGCTGAGGGCAATGCTGTGTCCCCATCAGTTGACTCTGCTACAGCAGGAAACCAGCTCATCCTTCATGAATCACAATACATAGATAATG CCTTAGGCGCTGTAGAGACCCACCCCAAACGACCAAGAACAGATGTGGATGACAAAGGAGTAAATCGAGGCCCAAGAAGAAAAGGAAGGAAAAGAACCTGGAAGTTGGTGGAAGTTCTCCAATCCTTTAATTGCATCTGTATTAGGAAGAAATGA